The Methanofollis sp. UBA420 genome contains a region encoding:
- a CDS encoding DUF357 domain-containing protein, with the protein MTSPFSGDALEAALCAIVPAVPEGSALAQVEACVLRMAESYLSDGRVFAERGDLVNAHASFAYAFGWLDAGAYLGLYGGRAVPSSYDFAAPIPPSLAGHLEEKTARYERLLSQALSSVEPAPDAETPMFSAACRVREAGRSALADGQGHAGCGRRAEALGWYSYGYGWLDAGVQAGLFVITGSREIFTV; encoded by the coding sequence ATGACCTCTCCCTTCTCCGGCGACGCCCTGGAGGCGGCTCTCTGTGCGATTGTCCCTGCCGTCCCGGAGGGATCGGCGCTTGCACAGGTCGAGGCCTGTGTCCTCAGAATGGCCGAGTCGTACCTCTCCGACGGGCGGGTCTTTGCGGAGCGGGGCGACCTCGTGAATGCCCATGCGAGTTTTGCCTATGCCTTCGGCTGGCTGGACGCCGGGGCATATCTCGGCCTGTACGGCGGGCGGGCTGTCCCTTCCTCGTACGACTTTGCGGCGCCTATCCCGCCGTCCCTTGCCGGCCACCTTGAGGAGAAGACTGCCCGGTACGAGCGTCTCCTCTCGCAGGCCCTCTCGTCTGTCGAACCGGCCCCCGACGCGGAGACCCCGATGTTCTCCGCCGCATGCCGGGTGCGTGAGGCAGGTCGGTCGGCCCTTGCAGACGGGCAGGGCCATGCCGGGTGCGGGCGACGTGCTGAGGCCCTTGGGTGGTATTCGTACGGGTACGGATGGCTTGATGCCGGGGTTCAGGCCGGCCTCTTTGTGATTACCGGCTCACGGGAGATATTCACGGTATGA
- the dph5 gene encoding diphthine synthase: MLTFIGLGLYDETDLSLKGLERIRRADHVFLEHYTSVLTGATPEKMEALFGKKVRYLYRDDVEGHPESFLALAKDEDVAFLTAGDPMVSTTHIDLRIRAAAMGVETAIIHGASIVSAVCGLTGLQNYRFGKSCSLPFPYGKWAPTTPIEVIEHNMAENLHTLVYLDIQPDRYMRVPEAVAMLEKMAADRGISVPLYIGVARAGSPAPVVAAGTAEALAGVDFGGPLHILVVPGELHVMEREYLSAFAGL, encoded by the coding sequence ATGCTGACATTTATCGGACTTGGCCTCTATGACGAGACCGACCTCTCCCTGAAGGGTCTGGAACGGATCAGGCGGGCTGATCATGTTTTTCTCGAACACTATACCTCGGTGCTGACCGGGGCGACGCCCGAGAAGATGGAAGCACTCTTCGGGAAGAAGGTGCGGTACCTGTACCGTGACGATGTCGAGGGACATCCGGAGTCTTTTCTTGCGCTGGCGAAGGACGAGGACGTCGCTTTCCTGACGGCCGGTGACCCGATGGTCTCGACCACTCACATCGACCTGCGGATCAGGGCGGCGGCGATGGGGGTCGAGACGGCGATCATCCACGGCGCCTCGATCGTGAGCGCGGTCTGCGGGCTGACCGGGCTGCAGAACTACCGGTTCGGCAAGTCCTGCTCCCTTCCGTTCCCTTACGGGAAGTGGGCGCCGACGACGCCGATCGAGGTGATCGAGCACAATATGGCCGAAAATCTCCACACCCTGGTGTACCTGGACATCCAGCCGGACCGGTACATGCGTGTCCCTGAGGCGGTGGCGATGCTGGAGAAGATGGCAGCGGACCGCGGCATCTCGGTCCCGCTGTATATCGGCGTGGCGCGGGCCGGGTCGCCTGCGCCTGTCGTCGCGGCCGGTACGGCTGAGGCGCTTGCCGGCGTGGACTTCGGCGGCCCCCTCCATATCCTCGTCGTCCCGGGCGAACTCCACGTGATGGAGAGGGAATATCTCTCGGCCTTTGCTGGCCTATGA
- a CDS encoding GTP-binding protein — protein MIPIGIPALDELLGGGMPPGGLALFSLAPGVDGQQLLYSALRSAHDLGRRCLVIVPYTTAGAYRADLSGTPYALSPEEHLDLLDVSVFDEIHGNRAATPLSEAAAWDDLVASLAADCGIDTVFLYCNRICDALGTEEALALFVGVCRRLGLTLYVEYLNLYDRDHLGALSAGIPFDLVLSVGEGFENFLFLNHFRIEHLSWTRAPDMPLPFVVGDDGYLIPYLPKIVVTGPVDAGKTTFIRTLSETSVSSDRISVSGSPTTVAMDVGHPHVTCRGFDLTLMGTPGQEHFGPIIRHLLTNATGVVFMVDGTSTASFGRARAILDEIREMDAPFVVAVNKGDLPERVPDRDLRVALSLPEETPLHPFSALDPDGAMGVLDALVCLITRSTDPA, from the coding sequence ATGATCCCGATTGGTATCCCGGCGCTCGACGAACTGCTGGGCGGCGGCATGCCGCCGGGAGGTCTGGCGCTCTTCTCCCTTGCTCCTGGCGTCGACGGTCAGCAGTTACTGTACAGCGCCCTCAGGAGTGCGCACGACCTGGGCCGGCGCTGCCTTGTGATCGTCCCGTACACGACGGCCGGTGCCTATCGTGCCGACCTCTCGGGGACACCCTATGCCCTTTCCCCGGAGGAACACCTCGATCTCCTTGACGTTTCCGTCTTCGACGAGATCCACGGGAACAGGGCGGCCACTCCCCTGTCTGAGGCGGCGGCGTGGGATGACCTCGTCGCCTCCCTTGCCGCGGACTGCGGGATCGATACCGTCTTCCTCTACTGCAACCGGATCTGCGACGCCCTCGGGACCGAGGAGGCCCTCGCCCTCTTTGTCGGGGTGTGCCGCAGGCTCGGTCTGACCCTCTATGTGGAATACCTCAACCTCTATGACCGCGACCACCTCGGGGCGCTTTCGGCCGGCATTCCCTTCGACCTGGTGCTCTCGGTGGGCGAGGGGTTTGAGAACTTCCTTTTTCTGAACCACTTCAGGATAGAACACCTGTCCTGGACCCGCGCCCCTGACATGCCCCTCCCCTTCGTGGTCGGGGACGACGGCTACCTCATCCCCTATCTCCCGAAGATCGTCGTCACCGGCCCGGTGGACGCGGGGAAGACCACATTCATCAGGACACTCTCGGAGACGTCGGTCTCGTCCGACCGGATAAGTGTCTCGGGGTCACCGACGACGGTGGCGATGGACGTCGGCCATCCCCATGTCACCTGCCGGGGTTTTGACCTCACCCTGATGGGTACGCCCGGTCAGGAGCACTTCGGGCCGATCATCAGGCACCTGCTCACCAACGCGACCGGCGTCGTCTTCATGGTGGACGGCACCAGCACGGCGTCTTTCGGCCGGGCGCGTGCGATCCTGGACGAGATCAGGGAGATGGACGCGCCCTTTGTCGTGGCGGTGAACAAGGGCGATCTTCCTGAGAGGGTGCCTGACCGGGACCTGCGGGTGGCCCTCTCTCTCCCTGAGGAGACGCCGCTCCATCCCTTCTCGGCCCTGGACCCGGACGGGGCGATGGGCGTGCTCGACGCCCTGGTCTGTCTGATCACCCGGAGCACAGACCCGGCGTGA